The Juglans regia cultivar Chandler chromosome 2, Walnut 2.0, whole genome shotgun sequence genome includes a window with the following:
- the LOC109013304 gene encoding NEP1-interacting protein-like 2, with amino-acid sequence MENTGFDGARAFRSLPRLIVYAVSGALTGFFAVAGAFTGAIAGALAGKASDSGILRGAGLGAIAGAVLSVEVLEASRAYWSLERYGSRSSSSMADFIEELFRGRFVEEQFTPAMLTAYGWQDGIVNIGYDEMHGVYGGVASRGLSEDSLKKLPCHVILEEIKGAQNICCTICLQDTEVGEIVRTLPRCHHIFHLKCVDKWLIKHGSCPVCRQEV; translated from the exons ATGGAGAATACAGGGTTTGATGGGGCTAGGGCTTTTCGTTCTTTACCTCGGTTGATCGTCTACGCTGTGTCCGGAGCTCTTACGGGCTTCTTCGCTGTTG CTGGAGCTTTCACAGGAGCAATTGCTGGTGCTCTAGCAGGCAAGGCTTCTGATAGTGGTATCCTCCGAGGAGCTGGACTTGGTGCCATCGCTGGGGCTGTGCTCTCTGTAGAGGTTCTGGAGGCTTCCCGTGCTTACTGGTCTTTAGAACGATATGGATCACGGAGCTCATCATCAATG GCAGATTTCATAGAGGAGCTTTTTCGTGGGAGGTTTGTAGAGGAACAATTTACACCAGCAATGTTAACTGCTTACGGTTGGCAG GATGGCATTGTTAATATAGGCTACGATGAGATGCATGGTGTTTATGGTGGAGTTGCATCCAGAGGGTTGTCAGAGGATTCACTGAAGAAATTACCGTGTCATGTGATATTGGAGGAAATCAAGGGAGCACAAAATATCTGTTGTACAATCTGTTTGCAG GATACTGAAGTGGGAGAAATTGTTAGGACCCTGCCCCGGTGTCACCACATTTTTCACTTGAAATGTGTGGATAAATGGCTCATCAAACATGGTTCATGCCCTGTATGCAGACAAGAAGTTTAA